One genomic window of Leptolyngbyaceae cyanobacterium includes the following:
- a CDS encoding R3H domain-containing nucleic acid-binding protein — protein sequence MMKNPNGTTRPDNQAFSESQASVQNVAVGRMQITDDLNKLVAILPEAIQSSLEQHPSRNNLVEVVMDLGRRPEARFPGKAEYLSDRPITREDLNYTIQRVGIFSGDNRAGIEQTLHRISAIRNRNGEIIGLTCRVGRAVFGTIGMIRDLVETGKSILMLGRPGVGKTTALREIARVLADELDKRVVIIDTSNEIAGDGDIPHPAIGRARRMQVARPELQHQVMIEAVENHMPEVIVIDEIGTELEALAARTIAERGVQLVGTAHGNRIENLIKNPTLSDLVGGIQAVTLGDEEARRRGSQKTVLERKAPPTFEIAVEMLERQRWVVHESSADTVDSLLRGRQPTLQVRTVTDTGEVKITREFPPAPATTQPAASWRPTGWRASGQMTPINGKAAETERFSEAKSFEQMLDASFPQADFFEDDRKTAGPNGEDLPLHIYPYGVSRHQLEQVVRVMNLPVVLTKDLDSADAVLALRAHVKNHSKLRHVAKAHHVPIHTIKDSTVAQITHALQRMLNIDDTVGQEVQDLRLFTKNGSEDELEALEEARLAVEQIVIPKGQPVELLPRSATVRKMQHELVEHYRLRSTSFGDEPNRRLRIYPA from the coding sequence ATGATGAAAAATCCTAACGGTACGACTCGTCCTGACAATCAGGCTTTCTCTGAATCACAAGCTAGTGTTCAAAATGTCGCCGTAGGAAGAATGCAGATTACTGACGATCTCAATAAATTAGTCGCTATTTTGCCAGAAGCGATTCAAAGCAGCTTAGAGCAACATCCATCGCGCAATAATTTAGTTGAGGTCGTAATGGATCTGGGCCGTCGTCCAGAGGCCCGCTTCCCAGGAAAGGCAGAATATTTATCCGATCGACCAATTACGCGGGAAGACCTTAATTATACGATCCAGCGAGTCGGAATTTTTAGCGGTGATAATCGGGCTGGAATCGAGCAAACGCTGCATCGGATCAGCGCTATCCGCAATCGCAACGGGGAAATTATTGGCTTAACCTGCCGTGTCGGGCGTGCCGTTTTTGGAACCATTGGCATGATCCGGGACTTGGTAGAAACTGGCAAATCAATTCTCATGTTGGGGCGTCCGGGCGTCGGTAAAACTACCGCTTTAAGAGAAATCGCTCGCGTTTTGGCTGATGAACTGGATAAGCGGGTAGTTATTATCGATACTTCTAACGAAATTGCCGGTGATGGGGATATACCTCATCCGGCGATCGGTCGCGCTAGAAGAATGCAAGTTGCCCGTCCCGAACTCCAACATCAAGTGATGATCGAGGCAGTGGAAAACCATATGCCGGAAGTGATCGTCATTGATGAAATCGGTACGGAACTCGAAGCTTTAGCGGCTCGGACAATTGCCGAACGAGGCGTCCAATTAGTCGGCACCGCTCACGGTAACCGAATTGAAAATTTAATTAAAAACCCCACGTTGTCTGATTTAGTGGGTGGTATTCAAGCGGTTACGTTGGGAGACGAAGAAGCACGGCGTCGCGGTTCGCAAAAGACCGTTTTAGAGCGTAAAGCACCCCCTACCTTTGAAATTGCCGTGGAAATGCTAGAACGGCAGCGTTGGGTAGTACACGAAAGCAGTGCGGATACGGTCGATAGCTTGTTAAGAGGGCGACAGCCTACTCTGCAAGTACGCACGGTTACGGATACAGGGGAAGTGAAGATTACGCGAGAATTTCCTCCCGCTCCCGCCACAACTCAACCAGCAGCTTCTTGGCGGCCTACTGGTTGGCGTGCTTCGGGCCAAATGACCCCGATTAATGGGAAAGCTGCCGAAACAGAGCGTTTTAGCGAGGCTAAATCTTTTGAACAAATGCTGGATGCTTCTTTCCCGCAAGCAGATTTTTTTGAGGACGATCGCAAAACAGCAGGACCCAATGGGGAAGATTTGCCCCTCCATATCTATCCCTATGGTGTCAGCCGCCATCAACTAGAGCAAGTAGTGCGGGTAATGAATTTGCCAGTGGTGCTGACGAAAGATTTAGATAGCGCAGATGCGGTGTTGGCTTTGCGGGCGCACGTCAAAAACCATTCTAAACTGCGTCACGTTGCTAAAGCACACCACGTTCCGATCCATACGATTAAAGATAGTACTGTGGCTCAGATTACCCATGCCCTGCAACGTATGTTGAACATAGATGACACTGTAGGGCAGGAAGTGCAGGATTTGAGGCTGTTTACTAAAAATGGCTCGGAAGACGAGTTAGAAGCGCTGGAAGAAGCCAGACTAGCCGTAGAACAAATAGTGATTCCCAAAGGGCAACCAGTGGAGTTACTACCGCGATCGGCTACTGTACGGAAAATGCAACACGAATTAGTCGAGCATTACCGTTTGCGATCGACCAGTTTCGGCGATGAGCCCAATCGACGACTGAGGATTTATCCCGCTTAG
- a CDS encoding HAD hydrolase-like protein translates to MKFKNNPTILALDFDGVICDGLIEYFETAWRTYCQIWSPPSLIPPQDLASRFYRLRPVIEVGWEMPVLLQALMQEVPQEKIWLDWTGISQQIIQQEGLKAAEIGAKLDNIRDEWIATDLKGWLSLHRFYPGVIEKLQRVLASEVKLVIITTKEGRFVQQLLQEQNIEILTESIFGKECQRPKHQLLRELIATSTDNSIKIWFVEDRLKTLQSVENQPDLETVQLFFADWGYNTPAQHESIRSSQRIKLLSLSQFKDDFGAWL, encoded by the coding sequence ATGAAATTTAAAAATAACCCAACTATTTTAGCCCTTGACTTTGATGGTGTAATTTGCGATGGGCTGATTGAATATTTTGAAACAGCTTGGCGTACCTACTGCCAGATTTGGTCACCACCGAGCCTAATTCCTCCACAGGATTTGGCATCGCGATTTTATCGCTTACGCCCGGTGATTGAGGTAGGTTGGGAAATGCCCGTTCTGTTGCAAGCACTTATGCAGGAAGTTCCCCAGGAAAAGATTTGGCTCGACTGGACGGGTATTTCCCAGCAAATCATTCAGCAGGAAGGTTTGAAGGCAGCAGAGATTGGCGCAAAACTAGATAATATCAGGGACGAATGGATTGCTACCGATTTAAAAGGGTGGCTGAGTTTGCATCGCTTTTATCCCGGAGTCATCGAAAAGCTACAACGAGTACTCGCTAGCGAAGTAAAATTGGTAATTATTACGACGAAAGAAGGGCGATTCGTTCAGCAACTTTTACAAGAACAAAATATCGAAATATTAACAGAATCGATATTTGGTAAAGAATGCCAGCGCCCGAAACATCAACTTTTACGAGAATTAATTGCTACATCAACTGATAATTCTATTAAGATTTGGTTTGTCGAGGATAGATTAAAAACTTTACAGTCAGTAGAAAATCAACCAGATTTAGAAACAGTGCAATTATTCTTTGCTGACTGGGGGTACAATACGCCAGCACAACACGAATCAATACGTAGTAGCCAACGCATTAAGCTGTTGTCTCTTTCTCAGTTTAAAGATGATTTTGGCGCGTGGCTTTAG